A genome region from Myroides fluvii includes the following:
- a CDS encoding tetratricopeptide repeat protein has protein sequence MNKKYSISLLTLALSSSFAFAQSINEAKTAINAEQFDKAKEILKDLIGKKPADGINYYYLGDVFLKEDQSDSARYYFDKGLLAKSKGSLNYIGLGQIELDNNRAAEAVTNFNKAEKEIRKKDYSEQLLIAAAYLNSKMPDAKAAQTIAADVVAKDYNNPMGHLLLGRSFLEQKNLNDAFASFRNAYDLDNTLVEAKLQMAMITKRARAYADAIKACEEILATTPDYAPAYREIAEISYMWSKANAPKEKELIAKAGENYKKFIKATDNSIDSQMRYADFLVLTENYPELERVAMQMKDIKGVNPRIHRYLGYAAYENKNYQVSADALDKFLKVYLKESKSLNAIGRDYMYLGLSEIGLSNDGANKELYHKGLNHLKDAVNVEIAIAGEFNRYGLDLFRAKKYQEVIDILSISAEVKESSGYIYDNYYVGYSYYLLGSTDRPDSEDLLKKADEYLAKTIEASPLTQEAYFYRARANRYIDHVDAYDRMFESYQGFLKVLTEKNELKNTSNKEQVIEAHTSIATYYANKNRNKEAVEEFKKVLNLDPSNSFAKKTMEAIQKG, from the coding sequence ATGAATAAAAAGTATTCTATTTCATTGTTAACTTTAGCTTTAAGTAGTTCTTTTGCTTTTGCTCAAAGTATAAATGAAGCAAAAACAGCAATCAATGCAGAGCAATTTGATAAGGCTAAAGAGATTTTAAAAGATTTAATTGGTAAAAAGCCAGCAGACGGAATTAACTACTACTATTTAGGAGATGTATTCTTAAAAGAAGACCAATCTGATTCAGCACGTTATTATTTCGATAAAGGGCTTTTAGCGAAATCAAAAGGTTCATTAAACTATATCGGTTTAGGTCAAATTGAATTAGATAACAATCGCGCAGCTGAGGCAGTTACTAATTTCAACAAGGCTGAAAAAGAGATTAGAAAGAAAGATTACAGTGAGCAGTTGTTGATTGCGGCGGCTTATTTGAACTCAAAAATGCCAGATGCAAAAGCAGCACAAACTATCGCAGCTGATGTTGTAGCGAAAGATTACAACAACCCAATGGGGCATTTGCTTTTAGGTCGTTCATTCTTAGAACAGAAAAATTTAAATGACGCATTTGCATCATTTAGAAATGCATACGATTTAGATAATACATTAGTTGAAGCTAAATTGCAAATGGCTATGATTACAAAGCGCGCAAGAGCTTATGCTGATGCAATCAAAGCGTGTGAGGAAATCTTAGCTACAACCCCTGATTATGCTCCAGCTTATAGAGAAATTGCTGAAATTTCATATATGTGGTCTAAAGCAAACGCACCAAAAGAAAAAGAATTGATTGCGAAAGCAGGAGAAAACTACAAAAAGTTTATCAAGGCAACAGACAACTCAATTGATTCTCAAATGCGTTATGCGGATTTCTTGGTTTTAACAGAAAACTACCCTGAATTAGAGCGTGTAGCCATGCAAATGAAAGATATCAAAGGTGTAAACCCACGTATCCATAGATATTTAGGCTATGCAGCTTACGAAAATAAAAATTATCAAGTGAGTGCGGATGCTTTGGATAAATTCTTAAAAGTGTACTTGAAAGAATCAAAAAGCTTAAACGCTATTGGTAGAGATTATATGTATTTAGGTTTGTCTGAAATTGGATTGTCAAATGACGGAGCAAACAAAGAACTATACCACAAAGGACTAAATCACCTGAAAGATGCAGTGAATGTAGAAATTGCTATTGCGGGTGAATTCAATCGTTATGGGTTGGATTTGTTTAGAGCAAAAAAATACCAAGAGGTAATTGATATTTTGAGCATCTCTGCAGAGGTTAAAGAATCGTCTGGTTATATTTACGATAACTATTATGTTGGGTATTCTTATTACTTATTAGGGTCAACAGATCGTCCGGACAGTGAGGATTTATTGAAAAAAGCAGATGAATATTTAGCAAAAACAATCGAAGCATCGCCACTAACACAAGAAGCGTATTTCTATAGAGCACGTGCAAATCGCTACATCGATCACGTAGATGCTTATGATCGAATGTTTGAATCATACCAAGGGTTCTTGAAAGTGTTAACAGAGAAGAATGAATTGAAAAACACTTCAAATAAAGAGCAAGTAATCGAGGCACATACGTCAATAGCTACTTATTATGCAAATAAAAATAGAAATAAGGAAGCTGTAGAGGAATTTAAAAAAGTATTAAATTTAGATCCATCGAATAGTTTTGCTAAAAAAACAATGGAAGCGATTCAAAAAGGATAA
- a CDS encoding ExbD/TolR family protein, which produces MAKGKMKKKSMSVDMTAMCDVSFLLLTFFVLTSTAKLPEPLPVDTPNSTVQTKLPESNLATVTIGGEPGKEKVFFGVLGKEDRIATLEKMGSRYQIEFNDEEKQVFAYTEGIGTPINELKKFLNQPADVRNKIGADQPGVPTDSLNNQLKDWVEMARTVAKERNNKVLDVAIKGDAEANYPAVKKVIDILQEQRVNKFFLVTGLRNEDF; this is translated from the coding sequence ATGGCTAAAGGTAAAATGAAAAAGAAGAGTATGAGCGTAGATATGACCGCAATGTGTGACGTGTCATTCTTACTCTTAACTTTCTTCGTATTAACATCGACAGCAAAGCTTCCGGAGCCATTACCAGTAGATACACCAAATTCAACCGTTCAAACGAAGTTGCCAGAAAGTAACTTAGCAACAGTTACAATTGGAGGAGAGCCAGGTAAAGAAAAGGTTTTCTTCGGAGTTTTGGGAAAAGAAGATCGTATTGCTACACTTGAAAAAATGGGTAGTCGTTATCAGATTGAGTTTAATGATGAAGAGAAGCAAGTATTTGCTTATACTGAAGGTATCGGAACTCCTATTAACGAATTGAAGAAATTTTTAAATCAACCAGCCGATGTTAGAAATAAAATTGGAGCAGACCAACCAGGTGTTCCAACTGACTCGTTGAACAATCAATTAAAAGATTGGGTTGAGATGGCACGTACAGTGGCAAAAGAGAGAAATAACAAAGTTTTAGACGTTGCAATTAAGGGAGATGCGGAAGCAAACTACCCTGCAGTGAAAAAAGTTATCGATATCTTGCAAGAACAACGTGTAAATAAATTCTTCCTAGTTACAGGGCTTAGAAACGAAGATTTTTAA
- a CDS encoding MotA/TolQ/ExbB proton channel family protein gives MTNVSNESVEKVGSSSGASRLFASLAVVLCIVFGYLIWEFIMGNPANFENGDPAGHPLPGNFMGMVYKGGPVVAVLIGLLTMTIVFSIERFLVISKASGKGDVGKFVKEIQVSINEGRIEEAMEACDTQKGSVANVVRAGLVKYQQMKKEGYNSEEATEAIQKEIEEATTLEMPMLEKNMIVLATLVSIGTLCGLLGTVTGMIKAFSALATSGTPDSAALATGISEALVCTATGIGTSTLAIVMYNSFTTKIDRLTYSIDEAGFAITQAYRRFKGLVK, from the coding sequence ATGACAAACGTATCAAACGAATCAGTTGAAAAAGTAGGGTCAAGCTCAGGAGCAAGTAGATTATTTGCATCATTAGCAGTAGTTTTATGTATTGTATTTGGTTACCTTATTTGGGAATTCATTATGGGTAACCCAGCAAACTTTGAGAATGGTGATCCAGCTGGACATCCACTACCAGGTAACTTTATGGGAATGGTGTATAAAGGAGGTCCTGTTGTTGCTGTGTTAATTGGTTTATTAACTATGACAATTGTTTTCTCAATCGAGAGATTTTTAGTAATCTCTAAAGCTTCTGGAAAAGGAGATGTTGGGAAGTTCGTTAAAGAAATCCAAGTTTCTATCAATGAAGGAAGAATCGAAGAAGCTATGGAAGCGTGTGATACTCAAAAAGGATCAGTAGCTAACGTTGTTAGAGCTGGTTTAGTTAAGTATCAACAAATGAAAAAAGAAGGATACAATAGCGAAGAAGCTACTGAAGCAATCCAAAAAGAAATCGAAGAAGCTACAACGCTTGAGATGCCAATGTTAGAGAAAAACATGATTGTATTGGCTACATTAGTATCTATTGGTACATTATGTGGATTATTAGGTACAGTAACAGGGATGATTAAAGCGTTCTCTGCTTTAGCAACTTCTGGTACTCCTGACTCAGCTGCATTAGCAACAGGTATTTCTGAAGCATTAGTTTGTACTGCAACAGGTATTGGTACTTCTACATTAGCGATTGTAATGTATAACTCATTTACTACAAAAATTGATAGATTAACTTATTCAATTGATGAAGCTGGATTTGCTATTACTCAAGCATACAGAAGATTCAAAGGATTAGTAAAATAA
- a CDS encoding ExbD/TolR family protein, translating to MAELNTGGGGNKDKKVRSKKQNAGVDLTAMVDLAFLLITFFMLTTSMNKPQSMNLAMPDKQAELDIEDQKTKVDENRTMTILIGGDNKVKWYMGMVNNPIEGPTDQTYGKAGIRQVLLEKDKQAIAYSREADKGLIVIIRASEKATYRNLVDILDEMAISGIKSYALVDITPEDLEILGEK from the coding sequence ATGGCTGAATTAAATACAGGCGGCGGAGGCAATAAGGATAAAAAAGTAAGAAGTAAGAAACAAAATGCCGGAGTAGATTTAACTGCGATGGTGGATTTAGCGTTCTTATTGATTACGTTCTTTATGTTGACAACATCTATGAACAAGCCTCAGTCTATGAATCTTGCGATGCCTGATAAACAAGCAGAGCTTGATATTGAAGACCAGAAGACTAAGGTAGATGAGAACCGTACAATGACGATACTAATTGGCGGAGACAATAAAGTAAAATGGTATATGGGTATGGTAAACAACCCAATAGAAGGACCTACAGATCAAACGTATGGCAAAGCTGGTATTCGTCAAGTATTGTTAGAGAAAGACAAACAAGCGATTGCTTACTCGAGAGAAGCAGACAAAGGATTGATCGTGATCATCAGAGCTAGTGAAAAAGCTACTTATCGCAATTTAGTTGATATTTTAGATGAGATGGCTATCTCAGGTATTAAATCATATGCATTAGTAGATATCACGCCTGAAGATTTAGAAATATTAGGTGAGAAGTAG
- a CDS encoding energy transducer TonB, with amino-acid sequence MSKLNIFKKDWVDIIFEGRNKSYGAYQLRSENPKVTTVALFSGIALFGLALVSPMLIDMAKGTFGNNKVDKLDKVIEMENLNLPEDIPPPPPPPEDVPPPPPPPPADEVKSINDTKKFTEPEIAKKEEVKEEIVSQKELESADVGTKDMKGDKDKGEIKIKEKTGEADKGTGSGGDGDGNEVFIAVQVPAEYPGGMQAFNKQFIQRFRTPDIDSGVKSIRVIVMFIVEKDGSLTDIKVVRDPGYGAGKEAVRVLNNMPKWKPAVQNGKTVRSQFTLPITIQVQ; translated from the coding sequence ATGTCAAAATTAAATATCTTTAAAAAGGATTGGGTTGATATTATCTTCGAAGGACGTAACAAGTCTTACGGAGCATATCAATTGCGATCTGAAAACCCAAAAGTAACAACTGTAGCATTGTTCTCAGGTATTGCTTTGTTCGGTTTAGCATTGGTTTCACCCATGTTAATCGATATGGCAAAAGGAACTTTTGGAAATAATAAGGTGGATAAGTTGGATAAGGTTATCGAGATGGAAAATTTAAATTTGCCTGAGGATATCCCACCACCACCTCCACCACCAGAGGATGTACCACCACCTCCACCACCTCCACCAGCAGATGAGGTTAAGTCAATAAACGATACTAAAAAGTTTACTGAACCCGAAATTGCTAAGAAAGAGGAAGTGAAGGAAGAGATTGTTTCTCAAAAAGAGCTGGAATCAGCTGACGTAGGAACAAAGGATATGAAAGGTGATAAGGACAAAGGGGAAATCAAGATTAAAGAAAAAACAGGAGAAGCGGACAAAGGAACTGGTTCAGGTGGTGACGGAGATGGAAACGAAGTTTTCATCGCTGTACAAGTACCAGCTGAATACCCTGGAGGTATGCAAGCGTTTAATAAGCAATTTATTCAACGTTTCAGAACCCCAGACATCGATTCAGGTGTGAAATCTATCCGTGTTATCGTTATGTTTATCGTTGAAAAAGACGGATCTTTAACTGATATCAAAGTTGTACGTGACCCAGGTTACGGAGCTGGAAAAGAAGCAGTACGCGTGTTGAATAACATGCCGAAGTGGAAACCAGCCGTACAAAACGGGAAAACAGTTCGATCACAGTTTACATTACCTATTACAATTCAAGTTCAATAG
- a CDS encoding DUF1648 domain-containing protein, with protein MNQRPVLKITPTPIDRCLDGMNILILLAFVGVTAFYYNQLPETIPTHFNAAGEPDAYGDKAALFLLVGIGVFVFALLRYFQNKPHLYNYPTEITEENAAVYYTKATRMMRVLNLTTLIILFYLQFQTIQTALGNAEGLGTYFIVIVILAGFLPLLFLLPSKKKQRIVK; from the coding sequence ATGAATCAAAGACCTGTACTTAAAATTACCCCTACTCCTATCGATCGTTGCCTCGATGGAATGAATATTCTAATACTACTGGCTTTTGTAGGAGTTACTGCCTTTTACTACAATCAGTTACCCGAAACCATCCCGACCCACTTTAATGCAGCAGGAGAGCCAGATGCTTATGGAGATAAAGCTGCGCTCTTTTTATTGGTGGGAATAGGTGTTTTCGTTTTTGCTTTATTGCGTTACTTTCAGAATAAACCCCATCTATATAATTATCCAACGGAAATAACAGAAGAAAATGCAGCAGTGTATTATACCAAAGCCACGCGTATGATGCGTGTTTTAAACCTAACCACACTCATCATTCTGTTCTACCTTCAGTTCCAAACCATTCAAACCGCTCTAGGAAATGCAGAAGGGTTAGGTACCTATTTTATTGTCATTGTCATACTAGCCGGATTTCTTCCTTTGCTTTTCTTACTTCCTTCAAAAAAGAAACAACGTATAGTCAAATGA
- a CDS encoding PstS family phosphate ABC transporter substrate-binding protein, with protein sequence MIQRRSAARMGILAGVLVATSLFFQCKDKNTTTADSNSEVVSQEETLLSGKLTIGVDESVFPIVEDVAVLFENEYKNAKLTLLPKSEREVLNLLFADSIRVAVMPRLLTEEELEHYKGVVAPKQTHFASDAIVFVTSKMAVDSIVDYTAILKQLEKGRLNEADSFLVFDNYNSSVSSAFRKATGFDSFPKDYAYFLNTTEEVIDYVVKNPKAIGVIGLNWLTQPNAAIQKNIEAVKVLAVKNDADKQYYKPSQNNLAEGTYPLIRKLYIWDMQGKNGLGTGFASYIAGYKGQRIVLKSGLFPFNTPPREIVVTKEIK encoded by the coding sequence ATGATTCAAAGAAGAAGCGCTGCTAGAATGGGAATTTTAGCTGGTGTTTTAGTAGCAACGAGTTTGTTCTTTCAGTGTAAAGATAAAAACACGACAACTGCTGATTCCAATTCAGAAGTAGTTTCTCAAGAAGAGACTTTATTAAGCGGCAAGCTAACAATAGGAGTAGACGAATCTGTCTTTCCAATCGTTGAAGATGTGGCTGTTCTTTTTGAAAATGAATATAAAAATGCAAAACTAACCCTACTCCCTAAATCAGAACGCGAAGTGCTCAATTTATTGTTTGCCGATTCGATTCGCGTAGCTGTGATGCCTCGTTTGTTGACGGAGGAAGAATTGGAACACTATAAAGGAGTTGTTGCTCCAAAGCAAACGCACTTTGCCAGTGATGCCATTGTTTTTGTAACGAGTAAAATGGCCGTGGATTCTATCGTGGATTATACCGCTATTTTAAAGCAATTGGAAAAAGGCCGATTGAATGAAGCTGACTCTTTTCTTGTTTTTGATAATTACAACTCTAGCGTTTCTTCCGCATTTAGAAAAGCAACAGGCTTCGATTCTTTTCCTAAGGACTATGCCTATTTTCTCAATACAACTGAAGAAGTGATTGACTATGTTGTCAAAAACCCAAAAGCGATTGGCGTAATTGGATTGAATTGGTTGACACAACCCAATGCCGCGATTCAAAAGAATATTGAAGCTGTTAAAGTATTAGCAGTTAAAAACGACGCAGATAAGCAATACTATAAACCAAGTCAGAACAATCTTGCCGAAGGGACTTATCCGTTAATTCGAAAATTATACATTTGGGATATGCAAGGTAAAAATGGCTTAGGAACAGGATTTGCTTCGTATATTGCTGGATATAAAGGACAGCGTATTGTATTAAAATCGGGCTTGTTTCCATTTAATACACCACCAAGAGAAATTGTCGTAACAAAAGAGATTAAATAA
- a CDS encoding helix-turn-helix transcriptional regulator produces MATNKLALLRYRIIDECLQNRFRKWTLNDLIEKVADGLYEYEGIDTGISKRTIQSDIQSMRSDSLGYNAPIVVVDRKYYTYEDPQYSIKNSPINEADMEKLKEVVSILKHLNGFSQVDEMSEVIAKLDNSLLTRSTQAPNYIQMEGNPLLKGIKFISPLYEAIKSKQTLLIEYKSFKSKEASKQFYYPYLLKEYRNRWFLVTRASKGRHLLTLALDRIVNVYSIANEPYKAYQGVDFDRYFEDTLGVTKTEQDRAQKVILWVNQYHAPYVKTKPLHSSQVVLEENEKGMKIRLDVVLNFELEREILGFGEAIVVLSPRHLQRQIAKRVEKMHQHYLKEEL; encoded by the coding sequence TGGCAACAAACAAACTAGCGCTTTTGCGTTACCGCATTATTGATGAATGTTTACAGAATCGATTCAGAAAATGGACCTTGAACGACCTAATTGAAAAGGTGGCCGATGGGTTATATGAATACGAAGGCATAGATACGGGAATTAGCAAGCGCACGATTCAATCGGATATTCAGAGTATGCGCAGTGATAGTTTGGGCTATAATGCGCCTATTGTTGTGGTAGATCGAAAGTACTATACCTATGAAGATCCGCAGTACAGCATAAAAAACTCACCGATCAATGAGGCGGATATGGAAAAGCTCAAAGAAGTGGTTTCAATTTTAAAACACCTCAATGGATTTAGCCAGGTAGATGAAATGAGTGAGGTGATTGCCAAACTAGACAATAGTTTGCTAACGCGCAGTACACAAGCCCCGAACTACATTCAGATGGAGGGCAACCCATTGTTGAAGGGAATTAAGTTCATTAGCCCGCTATACGAAGCGATAAAGAGCAAGCAAACCTTATTGATCGAATACAAATCATTCAAGTCCAAAGAGGCTTCTAAACAGTTCTATTATCCGTATTTACTCAAGGAATACCGCAACCGTTGGTTTTTGGTTACTAGAGCGAGTAAAGGGCGTCATTTACTCACCTTGGCCTTAGACCGCATCGTCAATGTTTATTCCATTGCCAATGAACCGTACAAAGCATACCAAGGGGTTGATTTTGATCGTTACTTTGAAGATACTTTAGGTGTAACCAAAACAGAACAAGACCGCGCACAAAAAGTAATCCTCTGGGTGAATCAGTACCATGCCCCTTATGTCAAAACAAAACCCCTACACAGCTCTCAAGTGGTGTTAGAAGAAAATGAAAAGGGAATGAAAATTCGCTTGGATGTGGTGCTTAACTTTGAACTAGAGCGCGAAATACTGGGCTTTGGGGAAGCCATCGTCGTTCTTTCTCCCCGTCATCTGCAACGACAGATTGCCAAACGCGTGGAGAAAATGCATCAACATTATTTGAAAGAAGAGCTCTAA
- a CDS encoding dihydrolipoamide acetyltransferase family protein produces the protein MAKFELKLPKMGESVAEATITNWLKNVGDRIEADETVLEIATDKVDSEVPSEVEGTLVEILFQVDDVVQVGQTIAIIETEGGEVASTPAATATPTAAVEQTVQVAQDVAAPVDFSASEKFFSPLVKNIAKEEGISLSELEAIQGTGKEGRVTKNDILAYVETRGAQPQAVAAPVAKVEVAKPAAAPATAAKAVPVSVNGGDEIVEMDRMRKLISGYMVQSLQTSAHVQSFIEVDVTNIVNWRNKVKNSFEKREGEKLTFTPIFMEAVAKALKDFPGMNISVDGDFIIKKKNINLGMAAALPNGNLIVPVIKNADQLNLVGMAKAVNDLGNRAKAGKLKPDDTQGGTYTVTNVGTFGSVFGTPIINQPQVGILALGAIRKVPAVIETPEGDFIGIRQKMFLSHSYDHRVVDGALGGSFVKRVADILEAWDINREI, from the coding sequence ATGGCAAAGTTCGAATTGAAATTACCCAAAATGGGAGAAAGTGTTGCGGAAGCAACCATTACAAACTGGTTGAAGAATGTAGGGGATCGCATTGAGGCTGATGAGACAGTATTAGAAATCGCAACGGATAAAGTTGACAGTGAAGTTCCATCAGAAGTCGAGGGAACTTTGGTTGAAATATTATTTCAAGTAGACGATGTTGTTCAAGTAGGACAAACAATCGCTATTATTGAAACAGAAGGAGGCGAAGTAGCTTCAACTCCAGCTGCTACAGCAACACCAACTGCAGCAGTAGAACAAACCGTACAAGTAGCACAAGACGTTGCTGCACCAGTAGATTTTTCAGCATCGGAGAAATTCTTTTCACCTTTAGTTAAAAATATCGCAAAAGAAGAAGGAATATCTTTGAGTGAATTGGAAGCTATCCAAGGAACAGGAAAAGAAGGACGAGTGACTAAAAACGATATTTTAGCTTATGTTGAGACAAGAGGTGCTCAACCACAAGCTGTAGCTGCACCAGTTGCTAAAGTGGAAGTAGCAAAACCAGCAGCAGCTCCTGCAACAGCAGCTAAAGCAGTTCCTGTGTCTGTTAACGGTGGAGATGAGATTGTGGAAATGGATCGTATGCGTAAACTGATTTCAGGATACATGGTACAATCACTTCAAACTTCAGCGCACGTACAATCGTTTATCGAAGTAGACGTGACGAATATCGTAAACTGGAGAAATAAAGTTAAAAATTCTTTCGAGAAAAGAGAGGGTGAAAAATTGACGTTCACGCCAATCTTCATGGAAGCAGTTGCTAAAGCGTTAAAAGATTTCCCAGGAATGAATATTTCTGTTGATGGAGATTTCATCATCAAGAAAAAGAATATCAACTTAGGAATGGCAGCAGCCTTACCAAACGGAAACTTAATTGTACCTGTAATTAAAAACGCAGATCAATTGAACTTAGTTGGCATGGCAAAAGCGGTAAACGACCTAGGGAACCGTGCAAAAGCAGGTAAATTAAAACCAGATGATACACAAGGTGGAACGTATACTGTAACAAACGTGGGTACGTTTGGAAGTGTTTTTGGTACGCCAATCATCAACCAACCACAAGTGGGTATTTTAGCTTTAGGAGCTATTAGAAAAGTACCAGCGGTTATTGAAACACCAGAAGGAGACTTCATCGGTATCCGTCAAAAAATGTTCTTGTCACACAGTTATGATCACCGTGTAGTAGATGGAGCATTAGGAGGTTCATTTGTGAAGCGTGTAGCTGACATTTTAGAAGCTTGGGATATTAATAGAGAAATCTAG
- a CDS encoding glycosyltransferase family 2 protein → MQLSIIILNYNVRYFLEQCIKSVQSAIKAIDAEIIVVDNNSQDSSAAMMHDIFPEVLYFENQDNLGFPKGNNIGVKHAKGKYICILNPDTVVAEDTFEQLLALFEHKERLGIVGCQLIDGRGGFLPESKRGIPTYWRSLMKVTGLYKLFPTSTFANGYYASHLPQHQNGAVEILVGAFMFMPRALYLELGGFDERFFMYVEDTDLSYSSLKAGYENYYLADTMIIHYKGESTVKDLEYVKRFHRGTQIFYEKHFRKSYIFEFAMRLIAFTFLFAKQRTKSPNLEVVSSTLVVSNSSRLKQQIEAALQKAIIQVDSLAQLQGEIDQKAKENDYLVEIIFDGDYLTNKEIITFMHKNYRSEIIYKIKPVNSLFLIGSNDSNSKGSVIILEE, encoded by the coding sequence ATGCAACTATCTATTATTATTTTAAATTATAATGTTCGCTATTTTTTAGAACAATGTATTAAATCTGTCCAATCTGCAATAAAGGCAATTGATGCAGAGATTATAGTAGTAGATAATAATTCTCAGGATAGTAGTGCTGCTATGATGCACGACATTTTTCCGGAGGTTCTTTATTTTGAAAATCAGGATAACTTAGGTTTTCCCAAGGGAAATAATATCGGAGTAAAACACGCCAAAGGCAAATACATCTGTATTCTTAATCCCGATACTGTTGTTGCAGAAGATACATTCGAACAGCTTTTAGCACTTTTTGAGCACAAAGAACGATTGGGAATTGTCGGTTGTCAATTAATTGATGGTCGCGGTGGTTTTTTACCCGAGTCAAAAAGAGGGATTCCAACCTATTGGCGCTCTTTAATGAAGGTAACGGGCTTATATAAGCTATTTCCGACGAGTACCTTTGCAAATGGCTATTACGCTTCCCATTTGCCTCAACACCAAAATGGAGCTGTTGAGATATTGGTGGGGGCCTTTATGTTTATGCCTCGTGCTTTATATTTAGAATTAGGAGGATTTGATGAGCGATTTTTTATGTACGTCGAAGATACCGATTTGTCTTATTCTAGCTTGAAAGCGGGATATGAAAATTATTATTTAGCGGATACAATGATTATTCATTACAAAGGAGAAAGCACAGTAAAAGATCTTGAATACGTAAAGCGATTTCATCGAGGTACACAAATATTTTATGAAAAGCACTTTCGTAAATCATACATCTTTGAATTTGCCATGCGTTTAATTGCATTCACTTTTCTATTTGCCAAACAAAGAACAAAAAGTCCAAACTTAGAAGTTGTCAGTTCGACTTTAGTGGTTAGCAATAGTTCAAGGTTAAAGCAACAGATTGAAGCAGCCCTGCAAAAGGCGATTATTCAGGTGGACAGTCTAGCTCAATTACAAGGTGAAATAGATCAAAAAGCAAAAGAAAATGACTATTTAGTAGAAATTATCTTTGATGGCGATTATTTAACTAATAAAGAGATCATTACCTTTATGCATAAAAATTATAGATCAGAAATAATTTATAAAATTAAACCTGTGAATTCTTTGTTTTTGATTGGTAGTAATGATAGTAATAGTAAAGGATCCGTGATAATTTTAGAAGAATGA